The Thermoflavifilum sp. genome contains a region encoding:
- a CDS encoding TonB-dependent receptor: protein MKKWMITLVLISLSMGILRAQEVSVSGTLLDNQTRTPLIGATVMITAQQDTSRKLFGLTDTQGHFQITHLTNGNYRLNISYLGYQSLQRTISIEKNQSLNLGVLYLQPTKTMLQEVKVIGQVPPSQMKGDTVEYNAQAYKTNPNATAEDLVGKMPGIIVNKDGSVTAHGETVQKVLVDGKPFFGDDPTTALRNLPAEIVDKVEVFDKMSDQAQFTGFDDGNSQKTINIVTRADRRNGQFGKIYAGYGTDGRYSLGGNINFFNGSRRISLIGMSNNVNQQNFAFQDLLGVTGGGGGFGGGGGGFRGGGIGNFLVGQQNGIVTTNSIGLNYSDDWGKKITVTGSYFFNTTNNNNHQILDRTYFVSQNANQLYHENDLSNATNYNHRFNLRLEYQINDKNSIIFTPRFNTQTYNSSSTVDGAYFTTDSALVSQTNTQRNSHNNGYNFADDLLWRHAFNKKGRTISLNIHTEFNEKNGTNLLQATNGYFKDPGNSFDTTYQQSVLNSHTNQLAATLDYTEPLGQKSQLLLTYNTSYTSGYSNKNTFQFDPVKQQFSQLDTGLTNDYKSYYTSNQLGASYRYRANNNLFFTAGLSYQIANLEGDRVFPMDFTVKRTFYNVLGNAMLRYRMGNTRNLRIFFRTSTNAPSISQLQDVVDNSNPLQLSTGNPDLKQQTTQSVFVRYSSVNTDKNKMFFAFLGIQQSQNAITNATITAMQDSVLAHGVVLNKGSQLTYPVNLNGAWSIRSFATLGLPLKFMKSNLNLSGGVNYSRSPGLVNHVKNFSNNFGISFPIVISSNISENLDFTLSYTPNYNIVKNSIQPNLNSNYFSNSASARINWIFWKGFELDNNVTYQKYSGLGATYDKPYLLWNASIGKHFFKKQNGELQLTVFDLLKQNRSINRNVTETYIENSTTSVLQQYFLVTFTYNLRNFKGANIPQPGNDRRFFMFPGRPPGGGPPPGGGMIMRPPDD, encoded by the coding sequence ATGAAAAAATGGATGATAACACTGGTGTTGATCTCCCTGAGCATGGGTATACTCCGGGCTCAGGAAGTCTCAGTGAGCGGGACACTGCTGGATAACCAGACCCGTACGCCCTTGATCGGGGCCACAGTGATGATTACTGCTCAGCAGGATACGTCCAGAAAACTATTTGGACTCACGGATACTCAAGGACATTTTCAAATCACGCACCTCACAAATGGTAATTATCGGCTCAATATTTCTTATTTAGGATATCAATCCCTGCAGCGTACCATTTCCATAGAAAAAAATCAATCATTGAATCTGGGCGTGCTATACCTGCAACCCACCAAAACCATGCTGCAGGAAGTGAAGGTGATTGGACAGGTGCCTCCGAGCCAGATGAAAGGTGATACGGTGGAGTATAATGCTCAGGCCTATAAAACCAATCCTAATGCTACGGCCGAAGACCTGGTGGGTAAAATGCCGGGTATTATTGTAAATAAAGATGGCTCCGTAACAGCTCATGGTGAAACCGTACAGAAAGTACTGGTAGATGGCAAACCTTTCTTTGGAGATGATCCCACAACAGCTTTACGCAACCTGCCAGCAGAGATTGTAGATAAAGTGGAAGTGTTCGACAAGATGAGCGATCAGGCTCAATTTACCGGATTTGATGATGGTAACTCTCAAAAAACCATCAATATCGTAACCCGTGCCGATCGCCGTAACGGACAGTTTGGAAAAATCTATGCAGGATATGGCACCGACGGGCGTTATTCGCTTGGTGGAAATATCAACTTCTTCAATGGCAGCCGGCGCATATCATTGATCGGGATGAGCAATAATGTGAATCAGCAAAATTTTGCATTTCAGGATTTACTGGGTGTAACCGGCGGTGGTGGCGGATTTGGAGGTGGCGGCGGTGGTTTCCGGGGAGGAGGAATCGGTAATTTTCTCGTTGGCCAGCAAAATGGAATTGTGACTACAAATTCCATCGGACTGAATTATTCCGATGACTGGGGTAAAAAGATTACGGTTACGGGTAGCTATTTCTTTAACACCACCAACAATAATAATCATCAAATACTCGATCGTACTTATTTTGTTTCGCAAAATGCCAATCAGCTGTATCACGAGAATGATCTGTCCAATGCAACCAATTACAATCATCGTTTTAACCTGCGACTTGAGTATCAAATCAATGATAAGAACTCGATTATTTTTACCCCACGGTTTAACACACAGACTTACAATAGTTCCAGCACGGTCGATGGTGCATATTTTACAACCGATAGTGCGCTGGTAAGCCAGACAAATACCCAGCGAAATTCACATAACAATGGATATAATTTTGCTGATGATTTGTTATGGCGTCATGCATTCAATAAGAAAGGAAGAACGATTTCATTGAATATTCATACTGAATTCAATGAAAAAAATGGTACAAACTTACTACAGGCTACAAACGGCTATTTTAAAGATCCAGGCAATAGTTTCGATACAACCTATCAGCAATCCGTCTTAAATTCTCATACCAATCAGCTTGCTGCTACACTCGACTATACGGAACCCCTTGGCCAGAAGAGCCAGTTGTTGCTGACTTATAATACTTCTTATACCAGCGGTTATTCCAATAAGAACACTTTTCAGTTTGATCCTGTCAAGCAACAGTTTTCCCAGCTGGATACGGGTTTGACAAATGATTACAAGAGTTATTATACCTCCAATCAACTCGGTGCAAGCTATCGGTATCGTGCAAACAACAATTTGTTTTTCACTGCCGGATTATCGTATCAGATTGCGAATCTGGAGGGCGACCGGGTATTTCCCATGGATTTTACAGTGAAGCGAACATTTTATAATGTACTGGGAAATGCCATGTTGCGATATAGAATGGGTAACACCCGTAACCTGAGAATCTTTTTCCGTACATCCACCAATGCTCCTTCCATCAGCCAGTTGCAGGATGTGGTGGATAATTCCAATCCATTGCAATTGAGTACAGGAAATCCGGATCTGAAACAGCAAACCACACAATCTGTATTTGTACGCTATTCATCGGTGAATACCGATAAGAACAAAATGTTCTTTGCTTTTCTGGGTATTCAGCAGAGCCAGAATGCTATTACAAATGCCACCATCACGGCCATGCAGGATAGTGTGCTGGCACATGGTGTCGTACTCAACAAAGGCTCGCAGCTTACTTACCCGGTAAACCTGAACGGGGCTTGGAGCATACGTTCGTTCGCTACACTGGGATTGCCTTTAAAGTTTATGAAGTCGAATTTGAATCTGAGCGGAGGGGTTAATTATAGCCGTTCACCCGGACTGGTGAATCATGTGAAAAACTTTTCCAATAACTTCGGAATCAGTTTTCCCATTGTAATCAGCAGTAACATCAGCGAGAATCTCGATTTCACGTTATCCTACACCCCCAATTATAACATCGTAAAGAACTCTATTCAACCGAATTTAAACAGCAATTATTTCTCCAACAGTGCCAGTGCAAGAATCAACTGGATTTTCTGGAAAGGATTTGAACTGGATAATAATGTTACCTATCAGAAATACAGTGGACTGGGTGCGACTTATGATAAGCCTTATTTGTTGTGGAATGCCAGCATTGGTAAGCATTTCTTTAAGAAACAAAACGGGGAATTGCAGTTGACTGTGTTTGATTTATTAAAACAAAATCGCAGCATCAATCGTAATGTAACCGAAACCTATATTGAAAATAGCACCACCAGTGTATTACAACAGTATTTTCTTGTAACATTTACCTACAATCTGCGCAATTTCAAAGGTGCAAATATACCGCAACCGGGTAATGATCGTCGGTTCTTTAT
- a CDS encoding histidine kinase — MATSKWWIPNRQTRTVLLHVLVWLAYGTVLMNWLTFGYFYVAAIPLVMRTLIIQAGIFYLNTGILLPRLMERNRFLAYILSVILLVVGASLLYEFTNDWPFIRNAFIALRPPHRPRFPHGHRPIWGPWFITNMFSSLAILFVSTTYWAITQARKRLQWEFSMKNENLQTELKFLKSQINPHFLFNALNNIYSLSYTHSEKTPEMIMKLSNMLRYMLYENNERKVSLREEITYIRHYIDFQLLKIEGSPRLEIDMDQADGSLMIEPMLFIPFIENSFKHSNIEDTKHGWIKLQLRTEGKKVYFHISNSIPARTYTKDVVGGIGLQNIRKRLELLYPGKHQLNITSHDQVFEVDLQIDTQ, encoded by the coding sequence ATGGCAACAAGCAAATGGTGGATCCCGAACCGACAAACAAGGACGGTGCTGCTGCATGTGCTGGTATGGCTGGCATACGGTACGGTGCTGATGAACTGGCTTACATTTGGTTATTTTTATGTAGCCGCCATTCCACTCGTCATGCGTACATTAATCATTCAGGCCGGTATTTTTTACCTGAATACAGGGATTCTATTACCCCGTCTGATGGAGCGGAACCGTTTTTTAGCATACATCCTGTCGGTTATCCTACTGGTCGTAGGAGCCAGTCTTTTATATGAGTTTACAAACGACTGGCCTTTTATTCGCAATGCTTTTATAGCCTTGCGGCCGCCACACCGCCCTCGCTTCCCCCATGGTCATCGACCCATCTGGGGACCCTGGTTTATTACCAATATGTTTTCCTCACTTGCCATTCTGTTTGTCAGTACCACCTACTGGGCTATTACTCAGGCCAGAAAAAGGCTACAGTGGGAATTCTCCATGAAAAATGAAAACCTGCAAACCGAGTTGAAATTTCTTAAGTCACAAATCAATCCACATTTTTTGTTCAATGCATTGAATAACATCTATTCGCTTTCTTATACGCACTCCGAAAAAACACCGGAGATGATTATGAAACTCTCCAATATGCTCCGGTATATGCTGTATGAAAACAATGAACGAAAAGTTAGCCTGCGGGAAGAGATTACCTATATTCGCCACTACATTGATTTTCAGCTCCTGAAAATTGAGGGAAGTCCTCGTTTGGAAATTGACATGGATCAGGCCGATGGTAGCCTGATGATTGAACCCATGCTTTTTATACCTTTCATTGAAAACAGCTTTAAACACAGCAATATTGAAGACACCAAACATGGCTGGATTAAATTGCAATTAAGAACAGAGGGGAAAAAAGTGTATTTTCATATCAGCAACAGTATCCCGGCTCGAACCTATACCAAAGATGTGGTGGGCGGCATTGGCCTGCAGAATATTCGCAAACGACTCGAATTGTTATATCCCGGTAAGCATCAGCTGAACATCACATCACATGACCAGGTGTTTGAAGTAGATTTGCAGATTGATACCCAATAA
- a CDS encoding response regulator transcription factor, whose product MIIDDEYPARVLLNDYASKLPLLQVVASCKTALEAMAVLREQTVDLIFLDIQMPELTGLEFLQSLTHPPLVIFTTAYADYALKGYELNVVDYLLKPFSFERFVQAVNKAAERFQLTQSTPSATPSPIIQSEQKSFIVVKADHKLHRIAYEDILFIEGLREYVAFHTVSGKVITLESLKKLEEMLPAETFIRVHKSYIVNKKKVKSLYGNQLDIAGHWIPIGKLYRDEVVKHLFS is encoded by the coding sequence ATGATTATTGATGATGAATATCCAGCAAGGGTATTGCTGAATGATTATGCAAGCAAGTTGCCCCTGCTACAGGTGGTGGCTTCGTGCAAAACAGCACTTGAAGCGATGGCCGTGTTGCGCGAACAAACGGTAGACCTGATTTTTCTGGATATTCAGATGCCCGAACTCACGGGATTGGAATTCTTGCAAAGCCTCACGCATCCGCCGCTTGTGATCTTTACCACAGCTTATGCCGACTATGCATTAAAAGGATATGAACTCAACGTGGTGGATTATCTGCTGAAACCTTTTTCGTTTGAACGATTTGTACAGGCCGTGAATAAAGCCGCGGAGCGTTTTCAACTTACCCAATCCACCCCGTCTGCAACCCCTTCACCCATCATACAGTCTGAACAAAAGTCGTTTATTGTGGTAAAAGCCGACCACAAGCTGCATCGTATCGCCTATGAAGATATCCTGTTTATTGAAGGGCTGCGGGAATATGTAGCTTTTCATACCGTATCAGGAAAGGTCATCACCCTGGAATCGTTAAAAAAACTGGAAGAAATGCTGCCAGCCGAAACTTTTATTCGGGTGCATAAATCTTATATCGTGAATAAGAAAAAGGTAAAATCGCTATATGGCAATCAGCTCGATATTGCAGGCCACTGGATTCCTATCGGTAAACTTTATCGTGACGAAGTGGTAAAACATCTTTTCAGCTGA
- a CDS encoding enoyl-CoA hydratase-related protein gives MAYQTLQTEVRDRIMLITINRPEKLNALNNTVMEELDLAIEEVLSRDDIAGAIVTGSGDKAFVAGADIAGFQQLSVDEARALSIKGQALFASIEQASKPFLAAVNGFALGGGCELAMACHLRMASTRARFGQPEINLGLIPGYGGTQRLPRLVGLTRALHLMLTGEMITAEQAKAYGLVWDVVAPEELLPASMTLMQKIVSGPPHAIRHILHCAYLFDAGQQAGYAAEAQAFSECFATADAREGIQAFLEKRKPRFQGK, from the coding sequence ATGGCTTACCAGACGCTGCAGACCGAGGTTAGGGATCGCATCATGCTGATTACCATTAACCGTCCAGAAAAATTAAATGCCCTGAACAATACGGTGATGGAAGAACTGGATCTTGCCATTGAAGAAGTATTAAGCCGCGATGATATAGCTGGGGCTATTGTAACCGGTAGTGGCGACAAGGCTTTTGTGGCCGGAGCCGATATTGCAGGTTTTCAGCAGTTAAGCGTTGATGAAGCACGAGCGTTATCTATCAAAGGACAGGCATTATTTGCCAGCATTGAACAGGCTTCCAAACCGTTTCTGGCTGCTGTGAACGGGTTTGCACTGGGAGGGGGCTGTGAACTGGCCATGGCCTGCCATTTGCGTATGGCCAGCACCCGGGCACGCTTCGGCCAGCCCGAAATCAATCTGGGTTTGATTCCTGGCTACGGCGGCACCCAGCGCCTGCCCCGGCTGGTGGGGCTTACCCGCGCCCTGCATTTGATGCTTACCGGCGAAATGATCACAGCCGAACAGGCAAAAGCATACGGATTGGTATGGGATGTGGTAGCCCCCGAAGAGCTGCTGCCTGCAAGCATGACGCTCATGCAAAAAATTGTTTCCGGACCGCCACACGCCATTCGTCATATTCTGCATTGCGCTTATCTTTTCGATGCCGGACAGCAGGCGGGTTACGCCGCCGAGGCACAGGCCTTTAGCGAATGTTTCGCCACAGCCGATGCCCGTGAAGGCATCCAGGCCTTTCTGGAAAAACGCAAACCTCGTTTTCAGGGAAAATAA
- the gltX gene encoding glutamate--tRNA ligase produces MAHSQVRVRFAPSPTGGLHLGGVRTVLFNYLFARQHGGTFILRIEDTDQTRYVPGAEAYIIQCLEWCGLLPDEGPHVGGPFGPYRQSERKNIYRRYALQLVEQGHAYYAFDTPEELEQRRSQQPNFQYDVHTRGQMRNSLTLPAKQVQELLQQGHPYVIRMKMPENTMLRMHDLIRGEVEFHSEQVDDKVLLKADGMPTYHLAVVVDDYLMQISHVFRGEEWLPSTPVHLLLWEYLFGKAHMPQWAHLPLILRPDGHGKLSKRDGDKLGFPVYAMDWTDPFTGETTHGFREMGFLPEAFVNMLALLGWNDGSGQEIFTLDELIARFSIERIHKAGARFDFEKAKWFNHEWIKRLPASHFATEVKKIFDRHHISIDDEKSFVQILELVKERCHLLTDFVTQAGFFFQPPTSYDRATIEKKWTPQMKACFEQWLAGFDDIKTWEAAAIEHSLQATAETQGLKKNDMLLPLRIMLVGGKFGPPVFQIAELLGKMQTRQRIERALQHL; encoded by the coding sequence ATGGCCCATTCTCAAGTACGCGTTCGCTTTGCACCAAGTCCAACCGGAGGCCTTCACCTGGGTGGGGTCCGCACCGTGTTGTTTAATTATCTTTTTGCCAGACAGCATGGCGGCACTTTTATCCTGCGTATTGAAGATACCGATCAAACCCGCTATGTGCCTGGCGCAGAAGCATATATCATCCAGTGTCTGGAATGGTGTGGATTGCTTCCCGACGAAGGCCCTCATGTGGGCGGCCCTTTTGGTCCATATCGGCAAAGTGAACGCAAAAACATATACCGCCGCTATGCCCTTCAACTGGTTGAACAGGGACATGCGTATTATGCTTTTGATACACCGGAAGAGCTGGAACAACGGCGCAGCCAGCAGCCTAACTTTCAATATGACGTGCACACGCGCGGGCAAATGAGAAACTCGTTGACCCTTCCAGCCAAACAGGTCCAGGAACTGTTACAACAGGGACACCCCTATGTGATTCGCATGAAGATGCCCGAAAATACTATGCTGCGGATGCACGATTTAATCCGGGGTGAAGTGGAATTTCACAGCGAACAGGTTGACGATAAAGTGTTGTTGAAAGCCGACGGAATGCCTACCTATCACCTGGCCGTAGTAGTTGATGATTATTTGATGCAAATCAGCCATGTATTTCGAGGAGAAGAATGGCTGCCCAGCACACCCGTGCATCTGCTGTTATGGGAATACCTGTTTGGCAAAGCCCACATGCCGCAATGGGCGCACCTTCCCCTGATTCTACGCCCCGACGGCCATGGCAAGCTCAGCAAACGCGATGGTGATAAACTGGGCTTTCCAGTATATGCGATGGACTGGACCGACCCTTTTACAGGCGAAACTACCCATGGCTTCCGTGAAATGGGCTTTCTACCCGAAGCTTTCGTAAATATGCTGGCGCTGCTGGGATGGAACGATGGCAGCGGACAGGAAATTTTTACCCTCGACGAACTCATCGCACGTTTTTCCATCGAACGTATTCATAAGGCCGGAGCCCGATTCGATTTTGAAAAAGCAAAATGGTTTAACCATGAATGGATCAAACGCTTACCCGCCAGCCATTTTGCAACAGAAGTGAAAAAAATCTTTGACCGGCATCATATTTCCATTGACGATGAAAAAAGTTTTGTGCAGATACTGGAGTTAGTAAAAGAGCGTTGCCATTTGCTTACCGATTTTGTTACGCAAGCCGGATTTTTCTTTCAGCCCCCCACCAGCTACGATCGTGCGACGATAGAAAAAAAATGGACGCCTCAGATGAAAGCCTGTTTTGAGCAGTGGCTCGCCGGGTTTGATGACATCAAAACCTGGGAAGCCGCTGCCATAGAGCATTCCCTGCAGGCCACGGCCGAAACGCAGGGATTGAAAAAAAACGATATGCTGTTGCCTTTACGCATCATGCTGGTGGGCGGAAAGTTTGGCCCACCTGTATTTCAGATTGCTGAGCTATTGGGAAAAATGCAAACCCGGCAGCGCATTGAACGGGCTTTGCAACACCTGTAA
- a CDS encoding DUF72 domain-containing protein has translation MAQFFIGTSGFAYRSWIGKFYPVSIAHDELLPYYARHFPAVEINSTFYHIPRITTIEKWMAQTPADFSFSFKLPRLITHIQRLQTDTQSLTRCFDPLTPCSKKTQPVVVLIQTPASLKADATLLTQFLKQLPGSYRYAMEFRHDSWFRPDIYQILQSFNTALVLSDSPITATGKRKWPWADEETASFAYMRFHGSRVLFTSSYTEEELQAYAGLIRQKLGKGLDVYAFFNNDAAGHAVPNARQLQRLVSQTHT, from the coding sequence ATGGCTCAATTTTTCATCGGTACATCGGGTTTTGCTTATCGGTCGTGGATCGGAAAATTTTACCCCGTATCCATCGCCCATGATGAGCTTTTGCCCTATTATGCCCGACATTTCCCGGCCGTAGAAATTAATTCCACCTTTTACCATATCCCCCGCATCACCACCATTGAAAAATGGATGGCTCAAACCCCGGCAGATTTCAGTTTTTCATTCAAACTACCTCGACTGATTACCCATATTCAGCGTCTTCAAACAGATACCCAATCGTTGACCAGATGCTTTGATCCTCTTACACCGTGTAGTAAGAAGACTCAACCTGTAGTGGTGTTGATCCAGACGCCGGCAAGCCTGAAAGCAGATGCTACCCTGCTTACACAATTTCTGAAACAGTTACCCGGAAGCTATCGATATGCAATGGAATTCCGCCATGATAGCTGGTTTCGACCCGATATCTATCAAATCCTGCAATCCTTCAATACCGCGCTGGTGCTTTCCGATAGCCCGATAACGGCTACGGGAAAACGTAAATGGCCATGGGCTGATGAAGAAACCGCCTCATTCGCCTATATGCGGTTTCATGGGTCCAGGGTATTATTCACATCTTCCTATACGGAAGAAGAGCTACAGGCCTATGCCGGACTGATCAGGCAAAAACTTGGTAAAGGCCTGGATGTGTATGCATTTTTCAATAACGACGCTGCCGGACACGCCGTTCCTAACGCCCGTCAATTACAGCGCCTGGTAAGTCAAACCCATACCTAA
- a CDS encoding glutamine--tRNA ligase/YqeY domain fusion protein, translating to MEEVKASNFIEEIVEEDLRTGRCQSVLTRFPPEPNGYLHIGHAKSICLNFGIAEKYGGETNLRFDDTNPETEETEYVEAIKEDIRWLGFQWARERYASDYFEQLYAFAIQLIRKGLAYVDDSTSEEIARMKGTPTEPGIESPYRNRSVEENLRLFQEMREGKYRDGEKVLRAKIDMASPNMHMRDPIMYRIKHVPHHRTGNTWCIYPMYDFAHGQSDSIEHVTHSICTLEFVDHRPLYDWFIQQLEIFPSRQFEFARLNLTYTVMSKRKLLQLVQKGYVNGWDDPRMPTIRGLRRRGYTPESIRDFCERIGVQKRETIIDVSLLEFCIREHLNKVARRVMVVLDPVKLVLTNYPEAQVEWLPTENNPEDPAAGMREVPFSRELWIEREDFMENPPKKYFRLAPGMSVRLKSAYIITCTGFEKNEQGEITTVYAEYQPQSRSGHDQSGLKVKGTIHWVSIAHAHPVEVRLYDRLFRVENPDEQPGEFTDYINPDSLQIIPRAWAEPSLVQARPEDRFQFLRKGYFCVDTDSTPTHLIFNRTVTLKDTWAKEMKKESI from the coding sequence ATGGAAGAAGTAAAGGCCAGTAATTTCATCGAAGAAATCGTAGAAGAAGACCTTCGCACGGGGCGATGCCAATCCGTGCTTACCCGCTTTCCGCCGGAACCCAATGGCTACCTGCACATTGGCCATGCCAAATCCATCTGCCTGAATTTTGGCATTGCTGAAAAATATGGTGGTGAAACCAATTTGCGTTTCGATGATACCAATCCGGAAACGGAAGAAACCGAATATGTGGAAGCCATCAAGGAAGATATTCGCTGGCTGGGCTTTCAGTGGGCGCGAGAGCGGTATGCTTCGGATTATTTTGAGCAACTCTATGCATTTGCCATTCAACTGATCCGCAAAGGATTGGCCTATGTGGATGATTCCACCTCCGAAGAAATCGCCCGCATGAAAGGTACGCCCACGGAGCCAGGCATTGAGAGTCCCTATCGGAATCGCTCGGTAGAAGAAAATCTTCGTCTATTCCAGGAAATGCGGGAAGGCAAATATCGTGACGGAGAAAAAGTTTTACGGGCTAAAATCGACATGGCAAGCCCCAACATGCATATGCGTGATCCCATCATGTATCGCATCAAGCATGTGCCCCACCATCGCACGGGTAATACCTGGTGTATCTATCCCATGTACGATTTTGCACACGGACAGAGCGATAGCATTGAACATGTTACGCATTCCATCTGTACACTGGAATTTGTGGATCATCGGCCGTTGTACGACTGGTTTATTCAGCAACTGGAAATTTTCCCTTCCCGACAATTTGAGTTTGCAAGATTGAATCTTACCTATACGGTGATGAGCAAACGCAAGCTGTTACAGCTGGTACAGAAAGGCTATGTGAATGGATGGGACGACCCGCGCATGCCCACGATTCGCGGCCTGCGCCGCAGAGGCTATACACCCGAAAGTATCCGTGATTTCTGTGAACGCATCGGTGTACAGAAACGTGAAACCATTATCGATGTTAGTCTGCTGGAATTCTGTATCCGTGAACATCTGAACAAGGTCGCCCGAAGAGTCATGGTGGTGCTCGACCCGGTGAAACTGGTGCTCACCAATTATCCCGAAGCACAGGTGGAATGGTTGCCCACAGAGAATAATCCTGAAGACCCTGCTGCAGGTATGCGGGAAGTACCCTTCAGTCGTGAACTGTGGATAGAGCGGGAAGATTTTATGGAAAATCCACCCAAAAAATATTTCCGTCTGGCGCCCGGTATGTCGGTTCGATTGAAGAGTGCCTACATTATTACCTGTACGGGTTTTGAAAAGAATGAACAGGGCGAAATCACCACCGTTTATGCTGAATATCAGCCTCAATCCCGCAGCGGACACGATCAGTCGGGCTTGAAGGTAAAGGGCACGATTCACTGGGTGAGCATCGCACACGCACATCCCGTGGAGGTACGCCTGTATGATCGGCTTTTCCGGGTAGAAAATCCCGATGAGCAGCCCGGAGAGTTTACGGATTATATCAACCCGGATTCCTTACAGATTATTCCCCGTGCCTGGGCCGAGCCGTCGCTCGTGCAGGCCCGTCCCGAGGATCGTTTTCAGTTTCTGCGTAAAGGCTATTTCTGCGTGGATACTGACAGTACACCCACTCATCTTATCTTCAATCGTACCGTCACCCTGAAAGATACCTGGGCTAAAGAAATGAAAAAAGAAAGCATCTGA
- a CDS encoding DUF4270 family protein — protein sequence MKSTRGFVFRWICMLAIGFNGLCYFNSCKNDSSALGGTFFPAHTNVLQIDTLTPLVETVFLDSIPTSGTGVSLIGTYSDTVSGTIDSYSYFAIGAPSVKSITNKVVFDSLCLILKPNRYYLGDTNSVFHLNVYALTRPLDLGTHTAFYNTTVFPYQPTPLASWSGKVYPNRTDSVLIRLPDQIGKNWLDAIINNPSSISTDNAFINNYLPGLLVKGWNNQLIVGFGAKDSSTYIRMYYHNQVDAKTPLYNDFQITQTGLQFNHVDVDKSQTPFAGINSQHKLINSAETYHYAILQPLAGTAVRISFPGMDNLKQIGTYSRILQAKLLVRPLRGTYAPGNPLPPMVTLTEVTDYYTIQDSLFNSSGNYQHGDLVQDFAFGNSYYTYDITPYLVNQLNISNLNLRTRLMLIIPRPAFNTTFQRLLVNDRQAVNDPMQVSIQMLIYTIR from the coding sequence ATGAAGTCAACACGCGGTTTTGTTTTTCGCTGGATATGCATGCTTGCCATTGGCTTTAATGGCTTATGCTATTTCAATTCCTGTAAGAATGATAGCTCTGCACTGGGCGGCACGTTTTTTCCCGCACACACCAATGTGTTGCAGATCGATACACTGACGCCGCTGGTGGAAACGGTTTTTCTGGATTCCATTCCCACATCAGGTACGGGCGTTTCGCTGATAGGTACATACAGCGACACGGTTTCAGGTACCATCGATAGTTATAGCTATTTTGCCATTGGCGCTCCTTCCGTGAAAAGCATCACCAACAAAGTAGTCTTTGATTCGCTCTGTCTGATATTGAAGCCCAACCGTTATTACCTGGGCGATACCAATTCTGTTTTTCATCTCAATGTATATGCATTAACGCGCCCGCTCGATCTGGGCACACATACTGCATTCTATAACACCACTGTTTTTCCTTATCAACCCACGCCACTGGCCAGCTGGTCGGGAAAAGTATATCCCAATCGCACTGATTCGGTGTTAATCCGTTTACCGGATCAAATCGGCAAAAACTGGCTGGATGCCATCATCAACAATCCTTCTTCTATTTCCACGGACAATGCTTTTATCAATAACTATTTGCCCGGTCTGCTGGTCAAAGGATGGAATAATCAGCTCATTGTGGGTTTTGGAGCAAAGGATTCATCCACCTATATTCGTATGTATTATCACAATCAGGTTGATGCAAAGACCCCGCTCTATAACGATTTTCAGATTACGCAAACAGGTCTGCAGTTTAATCATGTCGATGTAGATAAAAGTCAGACGCCTTTTGCAGGGATAAATAGCCAGCATAAACTCATCAACAGTGCTGAAACATATCATTATGCTATTCTTCAACCGCTCGCGGGAACGGCCGTAAGAATTAGTTTTCCGGGTATGGACAATTTAAAACAGATAGGAACCTATTCACGCATATTGCAGGCAAAATTACTGGTCAGGCCGTTGCGAGGTACTTATGCGCCTGGTAATCCATTACCACCCATGGTAACACTTACCGAGGTTACGGATTATTATACCATTCAGGATAGCCTGTTTAATTCCAGTGGTAATTATCAACACGGGGATCTCGTGCAGGATTTTGCCTTCGGTAATTCGTATTACACGTATGATATTACACCTTATCTGGTTAATCAGTTGAATATTTCGAATCTGAATCTGCGCACCCGGCTGATGTTGATCATTCCACGTCCTGCATTCAACACCACATTTCAACGACTGCTTGTGAACGATCGCCAGGCCGTTAACGATCCCATGCAGGTCAGTATTCAAATGCTTATCTATACGATCCGATAA